One stretch of Rhinolophus ferrumequinum isolate MPI-CBG mRhiFer1 chromosome 27, mRhiFer1_v1.p, whole genome shotgun sequence DNA includes these proteins:
- the LOC117018423 gene encoding basic proline-rich protein-like, with the protein MVRGREPRSSQRRAPGEAARAAGHLAVRGEPGACGRGPGPGGGGAARAPRPPARPRARVSEAAPLCLRSATRAGGGGWKRPECPGGAQQSRRGRGPAIARPPLPPAGPGRRGAGGGGRRRRRSGNVKITAAGPPPRCPPPPAASSAPRDAADPRRSVAYHLCPHSFSPRGRPIRSLPLDRRRRRRCGFPAAALDRPQGFRLRPASLPPRPRPAPPPATPPPVSLRISAPRPGTLSMPSLAPASDHAPAPPSATPPSRSG; encoded by the exons ATGGTGCGCGGCCGGGAGCCGAGGAGCTCGCAGCGTCGGGCCCCGGGCGAGGCCGCGCGGGCGGCGGGGCACCTCGCTGTCCGCGGGGAGCCGGGCGCCTGCGGCCGCGGCCCGGGCCCAGGAGGAGGCGGCGCCGCCCGcgccccccgcccgcccgcccgcccgcgaGCGCGCGTGAGCGAGGCCGCTCCCCTTTGTCTGCGATCGGCCACACGGGCGGGGGGTGGCGGCTGGAAGCGCCCGGAATGTCCGGGGGGGGCTCAACAATCGCGCCGGGGACGAGGTCCGGCCATCGCGAGGCCTCCGCTCCCTCCGGCAGGCCCCGGGCGGAGGGGCGCGGGCGGGGGCGGCCGCCGGAGACGACGCTCCGGAAACGTCAAAATCACTGCGGCGGGCCCTCCTCCGCGCTGCCCGCCGCCGCCTGCCGCGTCTTCCGCCCCGCGAGACGCCGCCGATCCCAGGCGCTCGGTGGCTTATCACTTATGCCCTCATAGTTTCTCTCCCCGCGGCCGCCCGATTCGCTCGCTCCCCCTcgaccgccgccgccgccgccgctgcggTTTTCCAGCTGCGGCACTGGACCGA CCGCAGGGATTCCGGCTCCGCCCAGCCTCGCTCCCGCCCCGGCcacgccccgccccgcccccggccaCGCCCCCGCCCGTCTCGCTCCGGATCTCCGCTCCGCGGCCCGGCACACTGAGCATGCCCAGCCTCGCTCCCGCCTCCGACcacgcccccgccccgccctcgGCCACACCCCCGTCTCGCTCCGGATAG